The Archangium lipolyticum genome contains a region encoding:
- a CDS encoding restriction endonuclease fold toxin 5 domain-containing protein codes for MLLLLVGLQTACATGSPMGGMLVGGPRHRWRVQRTSPRPQEVAARAQGGSATRTGEAIADLEDTAGSDEEHEVGVALEGGEAEGALTAERPRARARGASEGDEEEALEGKGVGWRDGVGDGRPFEVPMTLDYFQGFLVQAGIPSTALPRDGRTLSPQQALELVPHLLSTPVTRGNFGLRRMAAHLLLGVATGGEMVTRDELHARMRRFSRLLVLRPDGYLVRATSGVAVQKAGQVVLAEDGTLRAGRFEVGPFYAIDGERLFPVDQQLEVPKGARPAGLYEPDDNPALAVAEGAVLAVVDMVEGLYRLVFYTGETLEGLAQLPGAVRQLYENSPQLWEEFRHKPYAEKVRTISRLATGTVLTVGTSGAGAAKAASWGGKLGSMSVPLLSLSGDGLLAVRLVAAPVGGAVAVAGNALSATYVLHMANMGAQGGGGWPPSGGPGKWEPANESMSEDSRCYQCQVTGAPPGWVYRVWRNGEKADFDGYSISEGVLQDGKAFNYAKHYDEKLHPKRYFQGAKKLLETARRQTRVANGVPIRWYVAEERMVGILKKMLEQDGLLGIEVVYEGAAVRGAP; via the coding sequence GTGCTGCTGCTGCTCGTCGGGCTGCAGACGGCGTGCGCGACGGGCTCCCCCATGGGCGGGATGCTGGTTGGCGGTCCACGCCATCGGTGGCGGGTGCAGCGCACGAGTCCCAGGCCACAGGAGGTCGCTGCCCGGGCCCAGGGGGGGTCTGCAACGAGGACCGGTGAGGCCATCGCGGACCTGGAGGACACTGCCGGTAGCGATGAGGAGCACGAGGTCGGTGTTGCGCTGGAGGGGGGCGAGGCCGAGGGGGCACTGACGGCGGAGAGGCCGCGGGCTCGGGCGCGCGGCGCGAGCGAGGGAGACGAGGAAGAGGCCCTGGAGGGGAAGGGCGTTGGGTGGCGGGATGGAGTGGGCGACGGGCGGCCGTTCGAGGTGCCCATGACGCTCGACTACTTCCAGGGGTTCCTCGTGCAGGCGGGGATTCCCAGCACCGCGTTGCCCAGAGACGGGCGCACGCTGTCGCCTCAGCAGGCGCTGGAGCTGGTGCCACATCTGCTTTCCACGCCGGTAACACGGGGTAACTTCGGGCTCCGCCGCATGGCAGCGCACCTGCTGTTGGGGGTGGCTACGGGTGGCGAGATGGTGACGAGGGACGAGCTCCACGCGCGCATGCGGCGCTTTTCGCGGTTGCTGGTGCTTCGTCCAGACGGATACCTGGTAAGGGCCACCTCTGGAGTAGCGGTCCAGAAAGCCGGTCAGGTTGTGCTCGCCGAGGACGGGACGCTACGGGCCGGTCGCTTCGAGGTGGGTCCATTCTACGCCATTGATGGCGAGCGCCTCTTCCCGGTGGACCAGCAGCTCGAGGTGCCGAAGGGGGCACGGCCGGCGGGCCTGTATGAGCCCGACGACAACCCGGCGCTCGCGGTGGCCGAGGGCGCTGTCCTCGCGGTGGTGGATATGGTGGAGGGCCTCTACCGGCTCGTCTTCTATACGGGCGAGACGCTCGAGGGGCTGGCGCAGCTCCCCGGCGCGGTGAGGCAGCTTTACGAGAACTCTCCGCAGCTGTGGGAGGAGTTCCGCCACAAGCCCTATGCGGAGAAGGTACGGACGATCTCCCGGTTGGCGACGGGGACAGTCCTGACGGTGGGCACCTCGGGGGCGGGGGCTGCGAAGGCCGCGTCCTGGGGCGGCAAGCTCGGGAGTATGAGCGTGCCACTCTTGTCTCTCTCGGGTGATGGGCTTCTCGCGGTGCGCTTGGTCGCGGCTCCTGTTGGGGGCGCTGTTGCAGTAGCGGGAAACGCGCTGAGTGCCACCTACGTCCTGCACATGGCCAACATGGGCGCTCAGGGCGGAGGTGGCTGGCCTCCCTCCGGCGGTCCTGGGAAGTGGGAGCCGGCAAACGAGAGCATGTCGGAGGACTCTCGCTGCTACCAATGCCAGGTGACGGGGGCTCCGCCGGGGTGGGTCTACCGCGTCTGGAGGAATGGAGAGAAGGCGGACTTCGACGGTTACAGCATTTCGGAGGGTGTTCTGCAGGACGGCAAGGCGTTCAACTACGCCAAGCACTACGACGAGAAGCTCCATCCCAAGCGGTATTTCCAGGGCGCCAAGAAGCTCCTCGAAACCGCCAGGCGCCAGACCAGGGTGGCGAATGGAGTCCCTATCCGGTGGTACGTTGCGGAAGAGAGGATGGTCGGGATTCTCAAGAAGATGTTGGAGCAGGACGGTCTTCTTGGCATCGAAGTGGTTTACGAAGGAGCCGCGGTGAGGGGTGCCCCATGA
- a CDS encoding dienelactone hydrolase family protein — translation MPIETSPQLHTEFLDYTEGDSVFEAYVARPSDTGAPRPCVLVAHEWSGLNGAMRAMAEKVARLGYVAFALDVYGKGIRGSETGDNSHLMDPLMADRALLRRRLLAGLAAARRHPSVDTRRIAAIGYCFGGLSVLDLARAAPPDLRGVVSIHGVLQPPNLGAQAPITTRVLVLHGWSDPLAPPADVVELARDLTGAGAPWELHAYGHAQHAFTFAGANMPERGIVHHPEADRRSWIALRTFLEEVLS, via the coding sequence ATGCCGATCGAAACGTCCCCGCAGCTGCACACGGAGTTCCTCGACTACACCGAGGGGGACTCCGTGTTCGAGGCCTATGTCGCCCGCCCCTCGGACACGGGCGCTCCGCGTCCGTGTGTCCTGGTCGCCCATGAATGGAGCGGATTGAACGGTGCCATGCGCGCCATGGCGGAGAAGGTGGCCCGGCTCGGCTACGTCGCCTTCGCCCTCGACGTCTATGGCAAGGGCATCCGGGGTTCCGAGACTGGCGACAACTCCCACCTGATGGACCCCCTCATGGCGGACCGGGCCTTGTTGCGCCGGCGCCTGCTGGCGGGGCTCGCCGCGGCCCGGCGGCATCCCTCGGTCGACACTCGCAGGATCGCCGCGATCGGCTACTGCTTCGGCGGGCTCAGCGTCCTCGACCTGGCGCGAGCCGCTCCGCCGGACCTTCGCGGCGTCGTGAGCATCCACGGCGTGTTACAGCCGCCGAACCTCGGGGCGCAGGCGCCCATCACCACCCGCGTGCTGGTCCTCCACGGCTGGTCGGATCCGCTGGCGCCTCCGGCCGACGTGGTGGAGCTCGCCCGCGATCTGACCGGGGCGGGGGCTCCCTGGGAGCTCCACGCCTACGGTCACGCCCAGCATGCCTTCACCTTCGCGGGCGCGAACATGCCCGAGCGCGGCATCGTCCATCATCCCGAAGCCGACCGGCGCTCCTGGATCGCCCTGCGGACTTTCCTGGAGGAGGTCCTGTCCTAG
- a CDS encoding Ig-like domain-containing protein, giving the protein MSGKLRLASPSRAVPDRYLVVLEGGKGLAPEDTRRSITALAGAHGAQVRRTYTHALNGFTAAMSKEAARRMSTDPRVRYIEQERVFRQSGTQNNAIWGLDRIDQRTLPLNGTYTYEYTGSGVHAYIVDTGVLSTHVEFSGRLRPGFDAIGDGLGTEDCRGHGTHVAGTVGGSTVGVAKDVLLHPVRVLNCEGEGTLEQVLAGIDWIAAHHEKPAVANLSLGGEATQSIDDAVEATIAAGITFVVAAGNDGWDACATSPARAPRALTVGATDDTDTRAWFSNYGSCVDLFAPGQGILSAWFTGNTDMELGDGTSMATPHVSGAVALYLEGHPTATPQEVTEEILARSSPNRVIEPGLGSPNRFLHSACMGKNDAVRPQALLTAPANGATLQGNVTFTATASDDVGITRVDFYVDGLLVGSDTTAPYAFVWDSREHNNGVATFTARAFDGGCNSAASSVTVTLDNPGIASFDPVLGVPRCETASSQCDSMELLAGRGGILGPELNEPNTLSSSCADGEGTLYGVYQFDPSLERLKVVRVDGTPLATGKEVTLEASFWASLEPAGERLDLYYAADANAPSWTYLATLEPYSSGYQTLSATYLLPAGSLQAVRGVYRSHGIPQACSPGEMDDHDDLAFLVGTEVDTTPPSASLTAPVPGATVKGTVTLSASASDNFGVARVDFYDGSTLLGSDSSRPFSFSWDTRSGANGAHSLSVIAFDAVGLSSSASSAVAVTVDNDRTAPTVSLTAPLPGATVSGSLTLSASASDNVGVTKVEFYDGTTLVGSDTSAPYAVSWNSRNGSNGPRSLTARALDAAGNSATSDAVTVTADNDFTPPAVSLTAPVEGDTLTGTVTLSASASDDKAMSKVEFLVGTSVVCTDTSVPYSCSYNTRGLANGPRVLTARAHDASGNTAPSTAVNVVFDNDLTAPSTSITAPSAGAIVNGTVLIEAIASDDRGTVSKVEFYLGTTLLGTATTAPFSLSWDTASRANGAYILKTRAYDPSGNSAYSPDVTVNLVQLGTAEYDATLGVPRCSAVAHRCDTTTLVKGRANLGPEPHQPNTLGGSCPDGTSGFFHSSPSIDQVLVSRVDGTSFAAGKEVKVEVTVWSSVPANERLDLYFAADASAPSWTYLTTLTPPGSGARVLSTTYLLPSGSSQAVRAVYRSGGSSSECSAGTTNDHDDLVFSVGTDVDSTPPSVSLTAPAAGSTLKGTVTLSASASDNFGVARVDFYDGSTLLGTDTTAPFSLSWDSRSVPNGAHSLSVIAFDAVGLSATASVAVTVNNDLIAPTVALTSPVSGATVSNSMTVWASASDNVGVTKVEFYDGTTLVSSDTTPPYAVTWNSRNGPNGPRSLSARALDAAGNSTTSAPVTVNVDNDYAPPSVSLTAPVEGSTLTGTVTFTASASDDRSMSKVEFLVGTSVVCTDTSAPYSCSYNTRNLSNGSRVLTAKAHDASGNTALSTAANVVFDNDLTAPSTSITAPSAGAIVSGTVLIEATASDDRGTVSKVEFYLGTTLLGTATTAPFSLPWNTTSRANGAQTLKTRAFDPSGNSAYSANVSVTVSN; this is encoded by the coding sequence GTGAGTGGCAAGCTCCGGCTCGCGAGCCCCTCCCGGGCCGTCCCGGACCGCTACCTCGTCGTCCTCGAGGGCGGGAAGGGCCTGGCCCCGGAGGACACCCGCAGGAGCATCACGGCCCTCGCGGGGGCGCACGGCGCCCAGGTGCGGCGCACGTACACCCACGCCTTGAACGGCTTCACGGCCGCCATGTCAAAGGAGGCCGCGCGGCGCATGAGCACCGACCCGCGCGTGCGCTACATCGAGCAGGAGCGCGTCTTCCGCCAGTCGGGCACGCAGAACAACGCCATCTGGGGCCTGGATCGCATCGACCAGCGCACCCTGCCGCTCAACGGCACCTACACCTACGAGTACACGGGCTCCGGTGTGCACGCGTACATCGTCGACACCGGTGTGCTCTCCACGCACGTCGAGTTCAGTGGCCGGCTCCGTCCCGGCTTCGACGCCATCGGAGACGGACTCGGGACGGAGGACTGCCGCGGGCACGGCACCCACGTGGCCGGTACCGTGGGCGGCAGCACCGTGGGCGTCGCCAAGGATGTGTTGCTCCACCCGGTGCGTGTCCTCAACTGCGAAGGGGAGGGGACCCTGGAGCAGGTGCTCGCGGGCATCGATTGGATCGCCGCCCATCACGAGAAGCCGGCGGTGGCCAACCTGAGCCTCGGCGGCGAGGCGACGCAGTCCATCGATGACGCGGTGGAGGCCACCATCGCGGCGGGCATCACCTTCGTGGTCGCCGCGGGCAACGATGGATGGGACGCGTGCGCCACGTCGCCCGCCCGCGCGCCGCGAGCCCTCACCGTCGGCGCGACGGACGACACCGACACCCGCGCCTGGTTCTCCAACTACGGCTCGTGCGTGGACCTCTTCGCCCCGGGCCAGGGCATCCTCTCGGCCTGGTTCACGGGCAACACGGACATGGAGCTCGGTGACGGCACCTCCATGGCGACGCCCCATGTCTCCGGTGCCGTCGCCCTCTACCTGGAAGGGCATCCCACGGCGACGCCGCAGGAGGTCACCGAGGAGATCCTCGCCCGCTCCAGCCCCAATCGTGTCATCGAGCCCGGCCTGGGCTCTCCGAACCGGTTCCTGCACTCGGCCTGCATGGGGAAGAACGACGCGGTGCGCCCGCAGGCCCTGCTCACCGCGCCCGCCAACGGCGCCACGCTCCAGGGCAACGTGACCTTCACCGCCACGGCGTCCGATGACGTGGGCATCACCCGGGTGGACTTCTATGTCGACGGCCTGCTCGTCGGCTCCGACACGACCGCTCCGTACGCGTTCGTCTGGGACAGCCGGGAGCACAACAACGGTGTGGCCACCTTCACCGCGCGGGCCTTCGACGGGGGCTGCAACAGCGCGGCCAGCTCCGTCACGGTGACGCTCGACAACCCGGGCATCGCCAGCTTCGACCCGGTGCTGGGCGTCCCCCGCTGCGAGACCGCGAGCAGCCAGTGCGATTCCATGGAGCTGCTCGCTGGCCGGGGCGGCATCCTGGGCCCCGAGCTGAACGAACCCAACACCCTGAGCAGCTCCTGCGCGGACGGGGAGGGGACTCTCTACGGTGTGTACCAGTTCGACCCCTCGCTGGAGCGGCTCAAGGTCGTGCGGGTGGATGGGACGCCCCTCGCCACCGGCAAGGAGGTGACGCTCGAGGCCAGCTTCTGGGCGAGCCTCGAGCCCGCCGGTGAGCGGCTGGACCTGTACTATGCGGCGGATGCGAACGCCCCGTCCTGGACGTACCTCGCCACCCTGGAGCCGTACTCCAGCGGCTATCAGACGCTCTCGGCCACGTACCTGCTCCCCGCGGGCTCCCTGCAGGCCGTCCGTGGCGTCTACCGGAGCCATGGCATTCCCCAGGCCTGCTCCCCGGGCGAGATGGACGACCATGATGACCTGGCGTTCCTCGTGGGCACGGAGGTGGACACCACTCCGCCCTCCGCCTCCCTGACCGCCCCGGTCCCTGGCGCCACCGTCAAGGGCACCGTCACCCTCTCGGCCTCCGCCTCCGACAACTTCGGCGTGGCCCGCGTCGACTTCTACGACGGCTCCACCCTGCTGGGCTCCGACTCCTCCAGGCCCTTCTCCTTCTCCTGGGATACCCGCTCCGGCGCCAATGGCGCCCACTCCCTGTCCGTCATCGCCTTCGACGCCGTGGGGCTCTCCTCTTCCGCCTCCTCCGCCGTGGCCGTCACCGTCGACAACGACCGGACCGCTCCCACGGTGTCCCTCACCGCTCCGCTCCCCGGTGCCACCGTCTCCGGCTCCCTGACCCTCTCGGCTTCCGCCTCCGACAACGTGGGCGTCACCAAGGTGGAGTTCTATGACGGCACCACGCTGGTGGGCTCGGACACCTCCGCCCCCTACGCCGTCTCCTGGAACAGCCGCAACGGCTCCAACGGCCCGCGTTCCCTCACCGCCAGGGCCCTGGACGCCGCGGGCAACAGCGCTACCTCGGACGCCGTCACCGTCACCGCCGACAACGACTTCACCCCTCCCGCCGTCTCGCTCACCGCGCCTGTCGAAGGCGACACCCTCACCGGCACCGTCACCCTCTCCGCCAGCGCCAGCGATGACAAGGCCATGTCCAAGGTGGAGTTCCTCGTCGGGACCTCCGTCGTCTGCACCGACACCTCGGTCCCCTACTCGTGCAGCTACAACACCCGCGGCCTCGCCAACGGCCCGCGTGTCCTCACCGCCAGGGCCCATGACGCCTCCGGCAACACCGCCCCGTCCACCGCCGTCAATGTCGTCTTCGACAACGACCTGACGGCGCCCTCCACCTCCATCACCGCTCCGTCCGCCGGTGCCATCGTCAACGGCACCGTCCTCATCGAGGCCATCGCCAGCGATGACCGGGGCACCGTCTCCAAGGTGGAGTTCTACCTGGGCACCACGCTGCTGGGCACCGCCACCACCGCGCCCTTCTCCTTGTCCTGGGACACCGCCAGCCGCGCCAATGGCGCCTATATCCTCAAGACTCGTGCCTACGATCCCTCGGGCAACTCCGCCTACAGCCCCGACGTCACCGTCAACCTCGTCCAGCTCGGTACCGCCGAGTACGACGCCACGCTCGGTGTGCCCCGGTGCTCGGCGGTGGCGCATCGCTGCGACACCACGACGTTGGTGAAGGGCCGTGCCAACCTCGGCCCCGAGCCCCACCAGCCCAACACCCTGGGCGGCTCCTGCCCGGACGGCACCAGTGGCTTCTTCCACTCCAGTCCGTCCATCGACCAGGTCCTGGTCTCGCGGGTGGATGGAACGTCCTTCGCCGCTGGCAAGGAGGTGAAGGTCGAGGTCACCGTCTGGTCGAGCGTGCCAGCCAATGAGCGGCTGGACCTGTACTTCGCGGCGGATGCGAGCGCGCCCTCGTGGACCTATCTCACGACCCTGACGCCTCCCGGCTCCGGCGCACGGGTCCTGTCCACCACGTACCTGCTCCCCTCGGGCTCCTCGCAGGCCGTGCGTGCCGTCTACCGGAGTGGTGGGAGCTCCTCCGAATGCTCCGCCGGCACGACGAACGACCACGATGACCTGGTGTTCTCCGTGGGCACGGACGTGGACTCCACTCCGCCCTCCGTCTCCCTCACGGCTCCGGCCGCCGGCTCCACCCTCAAGGGCACCGTCACCCTCTCGGCCTCCGCCTCCGACAACTTCGGCGTGGCCCGCGTCGACTTCTACGACGGCTCCACGCTGCTCGGCACCGACACCACCGCGCCCTTCTCCTTGTCCTGGGACTCCCGCTCCGTTCCCAATGGTGCCCACTCCCTCTCCGTCATCGCCTTCGATGCCGTGGGTCTCTCCGCCACTGCCTCCGTCGCCGTCACCGTCAACAATGACCTGATCGCTCCCACGGTGGCCCTGACCTCCCCGGTCTCCGGTGCCACCGTCTCCAACTCCATGACCGTCTGGGCCTCCGCCTCCGACAACGTGGGTGTCACCAAGGTGGAGTTCTATGACGGCACCACGCTGGTGAGCTCGGACACCACCCCCCCCTACGCCGTCACCTGGAACAGCCGCAACGGCCCCAACGGCCCGCGTTCTCTCTCCGCCAGGGCCCTGGACGCCGCGGGCAACAGCACCACCTCGGCCCCCGTCACCGTCAACGTCGACAACGACTACGCCCCTCCCTCCGTCTCGCTCACCGCTCCCGTCGAAGGCAGCACCCTCACCGGCACCGTCACCTTCACCGCCAGCGCCAGCGATGACAGGTCCATGTCCAAGGTGGAGTTCCTCGTCGGGACCTCCGTCGTCTGCACCGACACCTCGGCCCCCTACTCGTGCAGCTACAACACCCGCAACCTCTCCAATGGTTCGCGTGTCCTCACCGCCAAGGCCCATGACGCCTCCGGCAACACCGCCCTGTCCACCGCCGCCAATGTCGTCTTCGACAACGACCTGACGGCGCCCTCCACCTCCATCACCGCTCCGTCCGCCGGTGCCATCGTCAGCGGCACCGTCCTCATCGAGGCCACCGCCAGTGACGACCGGGGCACCGTCTCCAAGGTGGAGTTCTACCTGGGCACCACGTTGCTGGGCACCGCCACCACCGCGCCCTTCTCCTTGCCCTGGAACACCACCAGCCGCGCCAACGGCGCCCAGACCCTCAAGACGCGTGCTTTCGATCCCTCGGGCAACTCCGCCTACAGCGCCAACGTCTCCGTCACCGTGAGCAATTGA